A genomic region of Chitinimonas arctica contains the following coding sequences:
- a CDS encoding DUF1615 domain-containing protein, translated as MSSAFFARPFSVVALASLLAACATQPIARAPDNGLTPPIATVEPGMQTTAEPPPNPTTTTPAIPVPVKPPPAITPGWADARQGRALLARLLPTGIPERAAWIHDIFSAFEALKIPYTAEYFCAASAVIEQESSWQADPVVPGLGKMVWGQIAAKAKSHGVPLPLVQAAMLLKSRDGRSYKARIDGLRTEREMNVLFEEMTDEASRRGLPLTVQNPIRTGGPMQVSVEFANGHARVWPYPYPVKDSIRHEVFSRRGGLYFGIAILLHYRVPYDNMLYRFADFNAGRFSSRNAAFQAAIVKLGKRKIPLDGDLLRYEGGRPSKQASGSLLAIRKLAGQLRLSSAEIERDLALEKEGGFDQTPLYRRVFELADAAGHAPLARAVLPQIKLNSPKITRKLTTEWFARRVDGRYASCLRRAG; from the coding sequence ATGTCTTCCGCCTTTTTCGCCCGCCCATTCAGCGTCGTTGCCCTGGCCAGCCTGTTGGCCGCTTGCGCCACCCAGCCCATCGCGCGCGCGCCCGACAACGGCCTCACTCCGCCGATCGCCACGGTCGAACCGGGTATGCAGACGACCGCCGAGCCGCCGCCCAACCCGACGACCACAACACCCGCCATACCGGTCCCGGTCAAACCACCGCCGGCCATCACGCCAGGCTGGGCCGATGCACGCCAGGGCCGTGCCTTGTTGGCTCGTCTGCTGCCGACCGGCATCCCAGAACGGGCTGCGTGGATCCACGATATTTTCAGCGCCTTCGAAGCGCTCAAAATCCCCTATACCGCCGAGTATTTCTGTGCCGCCAGTGCGGTGATCGAGCAGGAGTCGAGCTGGCAGGCCGACCCGGTGGTGCCGGGCCTGGGCAAGATGGTTTGGGGGCAGATCGCGGCCAAGGCCAAGTCCCATGGCGTACCCTTGCCGCTGGTGCAGGCGGCCATGCTGCTCAAGTCGCGGGACGGGCGCAGCTACAAAGCGCGCATCGACGGACTGAGGACCGAGCGGGAGATGAATGTCTTGTTCGAGGAAATGACCGACGAGGCGAGCCGGCGCGGCTTGCCCCTCACGGTGCAAAACCCCATCCGTACCGGCGGTCCCATGCAGGTCAGCGTGGAATTCGCCAATGGCCATGCCCGCGTCTGGCCCTATCCCTATCCGGTCAAGGACAGCATCCGCCACGAAGTCTTCAGCCGTCGCGGCGGCCTTTATTTCGGCATCGCCATTCTGCTGCACTACCGGGTGCCCTACGACAATATGTTGTATCGCTTCGCCGATTTCAACGCCGGTCGTTTTTCCAGCCGGAATGCCGCCTTCCAGGCCGCCATCGTCAAGCTCGGCAAGCGAAAGATCCCCTTGGATGGCGACCTGCTACGTTATGAAGGCGGTAGACCTAGCAAGCAAGCAAGCGGCTCACTGCTTGCCATACGCAAACTCGCCGGGCAGCTGCGGCTGAGTTCGGCCGAGATCGAACGCGATCTCGCCCTGGAGAAGGAAGGCGGCTTCGATCAAACACCGCTGTACCGCCGGGTGTTCGAATTGGCCGATGCAGCTGGCCACGCGCCGCTGGCGCGGGCGGTATTGCCGCAGATCAAGCTGAATAGCCCCAAGATCACCCGCAAGCTCACGACCGAATGGTTCGCTCGCCGGGTGGATGGACGCTATGCCAGCTGCCTCCGCCGCGCCGGCTGA
- a CDS encoding thioredoxin family protein, protein MKSAYALLAAVLLGSATFSAQAATTHQPSGIAWQKGDVPAAFAQAKAAKKPLFLYWGAGWCPPCNQVKATIFNQEAFIERTRQFIPVYLDGDSPDAQKLGAQFKVRGYPTMILFKPDGTEITRLPGEVDADRYLKVLTLGLTAARPVKATLAAALVDGSKLAADEWRLLADYSWDTDEAQLVAPDKLAATLQKLARSVPAQQADIAARLQLKALAAAGNGKDAAVDKAAGLTTLTAVLANPRLTRDNFDVLVNYAPDIVATVTAAKSAPRAQLLAGWQAALQKLSSDGTLSTADRLGAVIAQISLAQLDKDKEALPPALLKTVRERVAQADKATTNGYERHVVISTAADALSSAGLLDESDKLLQAELKRSQSPYYFMLALAGNAKERGDKVAALNWYEQAYHASEGPATRLQWGVTYINGIIELSPQDDARLDKAVQSVFKELGESQNVFYERNRRSLEKLVSKLAAWNKGKQHEASIKLVQTRIEGLCSKLPASDPQRVTCLGLLKPKA, encoded by the coding sequence ATGAAATCCGCCTACGCCCTACTCGCCGCCGTCTTGCTTGGCAGCGCGACCTTCAGCGCCCAAGCCGCCACCACCCATCAGCCAAGCGGGATCGCTTGGCAAAAGGGAGATGTGCCGGCCGCTTTTGCCCAGGCCAAGGCTGCCAAGAAACCGCTATTCCTGTATTGGGGCGCTGGCTGGTGCCCACCATGCAACCAGGTCAAGGCAACCATTTTCAATCAGGAAGCCTTTATCGAGCGTACCCGTCAGTTCATACCGGTCTATCTGGACGGCGATAGCCCCGATGCGCAAAAGTTGGGCGCCCAATTCAAGGTGCGCGGCTATCCCACCATGATCCTGTTCAAACCGGACGGCACCGAAATCACCCGGCTTCCGGGCGAGGTCGATGCGGATCGCTACCTGAAGGTATTGACCCTGGGCCTGACGGCGGCACGGCCGGTCAAGGCCACCCTGGCGGCCGCGCTGGTCGATGGCAGCAAGTTGGCGGCCGATGAATGGCGTCTGCTGGCCGACTATTCCTGGGATACCGACGAGGCCCAGCTGGTCGCGCCGGACAAGCTCGCCGCCACACTGCAGAAGCTGGCCAGGTCCGTGCCTGCCCAACAGGCGGATATTGCCGCGCGCCTGCAATTGAAAGCGCTGGCCGCAGCCGGCAACGGCAAGGATGCAGCGGTGGACAAGGCGGCCGGGCTAACCACCTTGACCGCTGTCCTGGCCAATCCGCGCCTGACCCGCGACAACTTCGACGTCCTGGTGAACTACGCACCGGATATCGTGGCCACCGTTACGGCAGCCAAGTCGGCGCCGCGTGCACAACTGCTGGCCGGCTGGCAGGCAGCGCTGCAAAAACTGTCCAGCGACGGCACGCTTTCCACCGCCGACCGCCTGGGCGCGGTGATCGCGCAGATTTCGCTGGCGCAGTTGGACAAGGATAAGGAGGCCCTGCCGCCAGCGCTGCTGAAAACCGTCAGGGAGCGGGTAGCGCAAGCCGACAAGGCGACCACCAATGGCTACGAGCGCCACGTGGTCATCAGCACGGCCGCCGATGCGCTCAGCAGCGCCGGCCTGTTGGACGAGTCGGATAAATTGCTGCAGGCGGAACTGAAGCGCTCGCAATCGCCCTACTACTTTATGCTGGCCTTGGCCGGCAACGCCAAGGAGCGGGGCGACAAGGTCGCGGCCTTGAATTGGTATGAACAGGCCTACCATGCCTCCGAGGGGCCGGCTACCCGCCTGCAGTGGGGTGTGACTTATATCAACGGCATCATCGAACTGAGCCCGCAGGACGATGCCCGCCTGGACAAGGCCGTGCAAAGCGTATTCAAGGAACTGGGGGAATCGCAGAATGTGTTCTACGAACGCAACCGCCGTTCGCTGGAAAAGCTGGTGAGCAAGCTGGCCGCCTGGAACAAGGGCAAACAGCATGAGGCCAGTATCAAGCTGGTGCAAACCCGGATCGAAGGGCTGTGCAGCAAGCTGCCAGCCAGCGATCCGCAGCGGGTCACCTGCCTGGGATTGCTCAAGCCGAAGGCATAG
- a CDS encoding multifunctional CCA addition/repair protein, whose product MKIYIVGGAVRDQLLGLPVKDHDYVVVGTTPDEMLAAGFRPVGKDFPVFLHPRTQEEYALARTERKSGRGYKGFSVYAAPDVTLEDDLARRDLTINAIAEDEDGELIDPYGGQADLERRTLRHVGPAFVEDPVRILRLARFAARFGFAVAPETMALCRDMVALGEVDHLVPERVWQEVAKGLMEDQPSSLFLVLRECGALARLMPELDVLFGVPQPAKWHPEIDTGDHVMRVLDYAAAQGWPLDTRFAALCHDLGKGSTPPEEWPRHLGHEGAGVSLVESLCERIKAPNDCRELAIMVCREHGLVHRAQELRASTVLELLTRCDALRKPARFARMLDACVADARGRPTFEAVAYPQADHLLACRDAAAQVDAGAVATAASDKAKIPDAVRQARLAAVKKVLQEAGAPYDQQDN is encoded by the coding sequence ATGAAGATATACATCGTGGGCGGCGCCGTGCGCGATCAGCTGCTCGGCCTGCCGGTAAAGGACCACGACTATGTCGTGGTGGGTACCACCCCGGACGAGATGCTGGCGGCGGGCTTTCGCCCGGTCGGCAAGGATTTTCCGGTCTTCCTGCATCCCCGCACCCAGGAGGAATATGCCTTGGCCCGCACCGAGCGCAAGTCCGGCCGCGGTTACAAGGGCTTCAGCGTGTATGCGGCGCCCGACGTCACGCTGGAAGACGATCTGGCGCGGCGCGATTTGACCATCAACGCCATCGCCGAAGATGAGGATGGCGAACTGATCGATCCGTATGGCGGCCAGGCCGACCTGGAGCGGCGCACCCTTCGCCATGTCGGCCCCGCCTTTGTCGAGGATCCGGTCCGTATTCTCCGGCTTGCCCGCTTCGCCGCCCGCTTCGGCTTCGCCGTGGCGCCGGAAACGATGGCGCTCTGCCGCGATATGGTGGCCTTGGGGGAAGTGGATCACCTCGTACCCGAGCGTGTCTGGCAGGAAGTGGCCAAGGGGCTGATGGAAGATCAGCCCTCCAGCTTGTTCCTGGTGCTGCGCGAATGCGGCGCACTGGCTCGGCTGATGCCGGAGCTGGATGTGCTGTTCGGCGTGCCGCAGCCCGCCAAATGGCACCCGGAAATCGATACCGGCGACCACGTCATGCGGGTGCTCGATTACGCGGCGGCCCAAGGCTGGCCGCTGGACACCCGTTTTGCCGCGCTGTGCCACGACCTGGGCAAGGGCAGCACCCCGCCGGAGGAGTGGCCGCGCCATCTCGGGCACGAAGGCGCCGGCGTCAGCCTGGTGGAATCGCTCTGCGAGCGCATCAAGGCGCCCAATGATTGCCGCGAGTTGGCCATCATGGTGTGCCGCGAACATGGCCTGGTGCATCGTGCCCAGGAATTGCGTGCAAGCACGGTACTGGAGCTGCTGACTCGTTGCGATGCGCTACGCAAACCCGCTCGATTCGCCCGCATGTTGGATGCCTGTGTTGCCGATGCGCGCGGCCGGCCCACATTCGAGGCCGTGGCTTATCCCCAGGCCGACCACTTGCTGGCCTGCCGCGACGCGGCAGCGCAAGTCGATGCCGGCGCCGTCGCGACAGCGGCCAGCGACAAGGCGAAGATCCCTGACGCGGTGAGGCAGGCTAGATTGGCGGCGGTGAAGAAGGTGTTGCAAGAGGCGGGGGCACCCTACGATCAGCAGGACAATTGA
- a CDS encoding phage holin family protein, whose translation MNLLAVWLINAVSLLLLTYLMPSIKVENFTTALVIALVLGLVNVLIRPVLLILTLPVNLLTLGLFTLVINGFCFWLVAEVVKGFSVPGFGSAIIGALVYSLIAWAASAMLLGKD comes from the coding sequence ATGAACCTGCTTGCCGTCTGGTTGATCAATGCCGTCAGCCTGTTGCTGCTCACCTATCTGATGCCCTCCATCAAGGTCGAGAACTTTACCACTGCCCTGGTGATCGCCCTGGTGCTGGGTTTGGTCAATGTCTTGATCCGGCCGGTGCTGTTGATACTCACACTGCCGGTCAATCTATTGACGCTGGGCTTGTTCACGCTGGTCATCAATGGCTTTTGCTTCTGGCTGGTGGCCGAAGTGGTCAAGGGCTTCAGCGTGCCTGGATTCGGTAGCGCCATCATCGGCGCCCTGGTGTACAGCCTGATCGCCTGGGCGGCCAGCGCCATGCTGTTGGGCAAGGATTAG
- a CDS encoding glycine zipper 2TM domain-containing protein, producing MNKSMLVGVVIGGASALSIGAVAGYQALKGPEFAEIMQVSAVHETVKTPETTCKQVQVSHKAAVKDENRIAGTVIGGVLGGVLGNQVGGGNGKKLATVAGLAGGAYAGNQVQKNMQEKDRTYTTEQRCKTITKSHDKVVGYDVQYRLDGKLAVVRMAQPPANNRIPVENGQLVLNQVVPTTTVPVVNN from the coding sequence ATGAACAAATCCATGCTGGTCGGCGTAGTCATCGGCGGTGCGAGTGCCTTGTCGATAGGCGCGGTAGCGGGCTACCAAGCACTGAAGGGTCCTGAGTTTGCTGAAATCATGCAGGTGTCCGCGGTGCACGAAACCGTGAAAACGCCGGAAACGACCTGCAAGCAAGTGCAAGTGAGCCATAAGGCCGCCGTCAAGGATGAAAACCGCATCGCCGGCACCGTTATCGGCGGCGTGCTGGGCGGCGTACTGGGCAACCAGGTCGGCGGCGGCAACGGCAAGAAACTGGCCACCGTGGCCGGCCTGGCGGGCGGCGCTTATGCCGGCAACCAGGTGCAGAAGAATATGCAGGAAAAGGACCGCACCTACACCACCGAGCAGCGCTGCAAGACCATCACCAAGAGCCACGACAAGGTCGTCGGCTATGACGTGCAATACCGTCTGGATGGCAAGCTGGCCGTGGTCCGCATGGCGCAACCGCCCGCCAACAACCGCATCCCGGTGGAAAACGGCCAACTGGTACTGAACCAGGTCGTACCGACAACTACCGTCCCGGTCGTCAACAACTGA
- a CDS encoding substrate-binding periplasmic protein: protein MFRLIPLIWLLLAATVSAAPFRVVLAEYAPYSWMGEQGPKGLEVEILQEVIARRMQVPLSIEILPWARAQLYVEQGVADAFVAYPSERRRQYTVISEQPMADWSVVLYTASNHPRLPDLARVDKPSQLQPFRIGSLNGNNWVDEHLAGMEIDRNPTVEPLLRMLVAGRIDVLPDSPTVVNYYLRVLKLNGQVKALNRVAERSLHLCIGRKSRYLDIMARFDATMRQLRRDGTLARILSRYQ, encoded by the coding sequence ATGTTCCGGCTTATCCCGCTCATCTGGCTACTGCTTGCCGCCACGGTTTCGGCCGCGCCGTTTCGCGTGGTATTAGCGGAATACGCGCCCTATAGCTGGATGGGCGAGCAAGGGCCAAAGGGCCTGGAAGTAGAGATATTGCAGGAAGTCATTGCCCGCCGCATGCAGGTGCCGTTGAGCATCGAGATACTGCCCTGGGCGCGCGCCCAGCTGTATGTGGAGCAGGGTGTGGCCGATGCCTTCGTGGCTTATCCCAGCGAACGGCGCCGTCAGTACACGGTCATCAGCGAGCAGCCGATGGCCGACTGGAGTGTGGTGCTGTACACCGCCAGCAATCATCCCCGTTTGCCGGATTTGGCCCGCGTCGACAAACCGTCGCAACTGCAACCCTTCCGTATAGGTTCGCTGAATGGCAACAATTGGGTCGATGAGCATTTGGCCGGCATGGAGATCGATCGCAACCCCACCGTGGAACCGCTGTTGCGCATGCTGGTGGCTGGCCGGATCGACGTGCTGCCCGATAGCCCGACCGTGGTGAATTACTACCTGCGTGTCCTTAAGCTGAATGGCCAGGTAAAGGCGCTGAACCGCGTGGCTGAACGTTCGCTGCATCTGTGCATAGGCCGGAAATCGCGCTATCTCGACATCATGGCGCGCTTTGACGCCACCATGCGGCAGCTGCGGCGCGACGGCACCCTGGCGCGCATCCTGTCACGCTACCAGTGA
- a CDS encoding serine/threonine protein kinase, with translation MNAPPYAGLTPDCLLQALESLELPVSGSLLALNSYENRVYQVGMDDGPPLIAKFYRPARWSDAQILEDHAFVAELAAAEIPVVGALEIGGRTLHHHAGFAFSVFPRRGGRTPELDDPAVLEWLGRFLGRIHAKGATRPFIARPAIDIASFGEEPVAWLLASDFLPQDLRDTYREVSRQALDGVRRSFDRAGQVKQLRLHGDCHASNILWTDAGPHFVDFDDSRSGPAIQDLWMLLSGERADQVRQLSDILAGYEDFCEFPSRELHLIEALRTLRLLHYSAWLARRWHDPAFPAAFTWFGTAHYWEQRILELREQIAQMDEPPLWPV, from the coding sequence ATGAATGCTCCCCCCTATGCCGGCTTGACGCCGGACTGCCTGTTACAAGCCCTCGAATCGCTTGAATTGCCCGTCAGCGGTAGCCTGTTGGCGCTGAACAGCTATGAGAATCGCGTCTACCAGGTGGGCATGGACGATGGCCCGCCGCTGATCGCCAAGTTCTACCGGCCGGCGCGCTGGAGCGACGCGCAAATTCTCGAAGACCATGCCTTCGTGGCCGAACTGGCCGCCGCCGAGATTCCGGTGGTGGGTGCGCTGGAGATCGGTGGCCGGACCTTGCATCATCACGCTGGTTTCGCTTTTTCGGTGTTTCCTCGCCGCGGTGGCCGCACCCCGGAACTGGACGACCCCGCGGTGCTGGAATGGTTAGGCCGTTTTCTTGGCCGCATCCATGCGAAAGGCGCCACGCGGCCCTTTATCGCGCGGCCGGCCATCGATATCGCCAGCTTCGGCGAAGAGCCGGTGGCCTGGTTGCTGGCCAGCGACTTTCTCCCGCAGGACTTGCGCGATACCTATCGCGAAGTCAGCAGGCAAGCCCTCGACGGTGTGCGTCGAAGCTTCGATCGGGCTGGCCAGGTCAAGCAATTGCGTCTGCATGGCGATTGCCACGCGAGCAATATCCTGTGGACCGACGCCGGACCACATTTCGTCGATTTCGACGATAGCCGCAGCGGACCGGCGATCCAGGATCTGTGGATGTTGTTGTCGGGCGAGCGCGCCGACCAGGTGCGCCAATTGAGCGATATTCTGGCCGGCTACGAAGACTTCTGCGAATTCCCCAGCCGCGAGCTCCATCTGATCGAGGCCTTGCGGACCCTCCGGCTGCTTCACTACAGCGCCTGGCTCGCGCGGCGCTGGCACGATCCTGCCTTTCCCGCTGCTTTCACCTGGTTTGGTACCGCCCATTACTGGGAGCAGCGCATCCTGGAGTTACGCGAGCAGATCGCGCAGATGGACGAACCGCCGCTTTGGCCGGTTTGA
- a CDS encoding DUF1993 domain-containing protein gives MSLSMYQASVPVFVRLLGNLSAILEKAAADAEVRKIDPAVLINARLAPDMFPLNRQVQIAADAAKTCAALLAGIEVPSYPDTEASFPELQARIAKTIAFIQSVSVEQIDGSEDRAIVLKRRDKETRFQGQPYLLTYVLPNFYFHITTAYAILRHNGLQVGKKDFLGAF, from the coding sequence ATGTCCCTGTCCATGTACCAAGCGTCCGTCCCTGTCTTTGTGCGCCTGCTAGGCAACCTGTCGGCCATTCTGGAAAAAGCGGCCGCCGACGCGGAAGTGCGCAAGATCGATCCAGCCGTGCTGATCAATGCCCGTCTGGCGCCCGATATGTTCCCGCTCAACCGTCAGGTGCAGATCGCAGCGGATGCCGCCAAGACCTGCGCCGCGCTATTGGCCGGCATCGAGGTTCCCAGCTATCCCGATACCGAAGCGAGCTTCCCCGAGTTGCAGGCCCGCATCGCCAAGACGATCGCCTTTATCCAAAGCGTCAGTGTCGAGCAGATCGACGGCAGCGAAGACCGCGCCATTGTCCTCAAGCGCCGCGATAAGGAGACCCGCTTCCAGGGCCAGCCTTATCTGCTGACCTATGTGCTGCCCAATTTCTACTTCCATATCACCACGGCCTACGCCATCCTCCGCCATAACGGCTTGCAAGTCGGCAAGAAGGATTTCCTCGGCGCGTTCTGA
- a CDS encoding substrate-binding periplasmic protein codes for MSAQRLSKKSFQFLPGLFLLGGICFAGAVAAPVPPCKQLIASGNPEYPPFLWRDPADETRLIGANAELMQRLAEEIGTPIVVKFAGPWGRVQEEVRQGRVDLIAGAFFTLPRLEYMDYFQPPIRDTRTVIWTRADKHIEYRKWSDLVPLHGITVINNSFGDAFDGYAKKHLDIYKVASVESALKMLAVGRGEYMIYEEAPGLAYAAKLNIQGLKAASTAISNEDLLLTMSHRSVCNTGEMRGRIAKAMHKLAREKLMDALIAKYIQLWRKQAQ; via the coding sequence ATGTCAGCGCAAAGACTGTCGAAAAAATCATTTCAATTCCTGCCCGGACTTTTCCTTCTGGGCGGGATCTGCTTTGCGGGTGCTGTTGCCGCGCCGGTACCGCCATGTAAACAATTGATCGCTTCCGGTAATCCGGAATACCCGCCCTTCTTATGGCGGGATCCGGCCGACGAAACCCGTCTGATCGGTGCCAATGCCGAGCTGATGCAGCGGCTGGCGGAGGAGATCGGTACGCCCATCGTGGTCAAGTTCGCCGGCCCCTGGGGGCGGGTGCAGGAAGAGGTGCGGCAGGGCAGGGTGGATTTGATCGCCGGGGCGTTTTTTACGCTACCCAGGCTGGAATATATGGACTATTTCCAGCCGCCCATCCGCGATACCCGAACGGTCATCTGGACCCGTGCGGACAAGCATATCGAATACCGCAAATGGTCCGATCTGGTGCCGCTGCATGGCATCACCGTGATCAACAATAGCTTTGGCGACGCTTTCGATGGTTATGCCAAGAAGCACCTGGATATCTACAAGGTTGCCAGCGTGGAAAGCGCGCTCAAGATGTTGGCCGTGGGGCGGGGCGAATACATGATCTATGAGGAAGCGCCCGGCTTGGCCTATGCCGCCAAACTCAATATCCAGGGGCTGAAGGCGGCTTCGACCGCCATCAGCAATGAAGATCTGTTGCTGACCATGTCGCACCGCTCGGTGTGCAATACCGGCGAGATGCGCGGACGCATCGCCAAGGCGATGCATAAGTTGGCCAGGGAAAAACTGATGGATGCGTTGATCGCCAAGTATATCCAGCTATGGCGCAAGCAGGCGCAGTGA
- a CDS encoding 2-methylaconitate cis-trans isomerase PrpF family protein, with amino-acid sequence MALYRIAATLMRGGTSKGVFFRADVLPADTGLRDRLLARLIGSPDPYEKQMDGLGTGISSTSKVVLVSKSSQVDCDVDYLFGHVSIRDGSIDWSGNCGNLSAAVGPFALLEGLLAGPADGLATVRIWQANTGKRIVATLPMRDGLPAQQGEFRLDGLAFPAAPIKLDFLDPAGGAAGALFPTGRPMDRLSIPGIGELQATLIDAGNPLIILRAEELGLTALETPALNSETALLQRLETIRAHATVRMGLAEDPAQASRERPSNPKLCWIAPPAAFLASDGREVECERLDLLARIVSMGKLHHGFTGTGTIALAAAAALPGTLVADLLGGPLGTRPLRFGHPGGVNEIETVLDGERVSVSRLVRSARVLMRGEAWVALEE; translated from the coding sequence ATGGCGCTTTATCGCATTGCCGCTACCCTGATGCGCGGCGGCACTTCCAAAGGGGTGTTTTTCCGGGCGGATGTCCTGCCGGCCGATACCGGCTTGCGCGACCGTCTGCTGGCGCGCCTGATCGGCAGCCCCGACCCATACGAAAAGCAGATGGATGGCCTGGGGACCGGAATTTCGTCCACCAGCAAGGTGGTGCTGGTATCGAAATCCAGCCAGGTCGATTGCGATGTGGATTACCTATTTGGACATGTCTCCATTCGCGACGGTTCGATAGATTGGTCGGGCAACTGCGGCAATCTTTCAGCCGCGGTGGGGCCGTTTGCCTTGTTGGAAGGCCTGCTCGCCGGTCCGGCGGATGGACTGGCGACGGTGAGGATCTGGCAGGCGAATACCGGCAAGCGCATCGTGGCGACCTTGCCCATGCGCGATGGCCTGCCGGCACAGCAAGGCGAATTTCGGCTGGATGGCCTGGCTTTTCCCGCCGCGCCGATCAAGCTGGATTTTCTCGATCCAGCCGGCGGGGCGGCAGGCGCCCTTTTTCCCACCGGCCGGCCCATGGATAGGCTAAGTATCCCGGGCATTGGCGAACTGCAGGCGACCTTGATCGATGCAGGGAACCCCCTGATTATTCTGCGTGCCGAGGAATTGGGACTGACGGCTTTGGAGACGCCTGCGCTCAATAGCGAGACAGCCCTGTTGCAAAGGCTGGAAACCATACGGGCGCACGCAACGGTGCGGATGGGCCTGGCGGAAGATCCGGCCCAGGCCAGCCGCGAGCGGCCGAGTAATCCCAAGTTGTGCTGGATCGCGCCGCCGGCCGCCTTCCTTGCCTCGGACGGCCGTGAGGTCGAATGCGAACGATTGGACTTGTTGGCGCGCATCGTTTCGATGGGCAAGCTTCATCACGGTTTTACCGGCACCGGCACTATCGCCCTGGCCGCCGCGGCGGCCTTGCCAGGTACGCTGGTGGCGGATTTGCTGGGTGGGCCGCTAGGTACGCGGCCCTTGCGTTTCGGCCATCCCGGCGGCGTGAACGAGATCGAGACGGTGCTCGATGGTGAGCGCGTGTCAGTCTCTCGCCTGGTTCGCAGCGCGCGGGTGCTGATGCGTGGGGAGGCGTGGGTAGCGTTGGAGGAGTAG
- a CDS encoding DUF938 domain-containing protein, with translation MEKPYSPACERNRDPILAQLRDHFRDSRRVLEIGSGTGQHAVHFAQALPYLTWQTSDRPAHLAGIHAWLDEAALPNTPAPLAFDVDEAWPSGTFDAIFSANTLHIMSWAQVERLFAGLPGLLADNARVVIYGPFNYQGQFTSLSNAAFDASLKAQDPQKGIRDFEAIFELAQQAGLDMLEDHAMPANNRCLAWRTRRG, from the coding sequence ATGGAAAAGCCATACTCGCCGGCCTGCGAGCGCAACCGCGATCCCATCCTGGCGCAATTGCGCGACCACTTCCGCGATAGCCGGCGGGTGCTGGAAATCGGCAGCGGTACGGGCCAGCACGCCGTGCATTTCGCTCAAGCGCTTCCTTATCTGACGTGGCAGACGTCGGACCGGCCCGCCCATCTCGCCGGCATCCACGCCTGGCTGGACGAAGCCGCCCTGCCGAATACGCCGGCACCGCTGGCCTTCGATGTAGACGAGGCATGGCCAAGCGGCACCTTCGATGCCATATTCAGCGCCAATACCCTGCATATCATGAGCTGGGCGCAGGTTGAACGGCTGTTCGCCGGGCTACCGGGGCTTTTGGCGGACAACGCCAGGGTGGTTATCTACGGCCCTTTCAACTATCAAGGGCAATTCACCAGCCTGAGCAATGCGGCCTTCGACGCCTCGCTCAAAGCCCAGGACCCACAAAAAGGCATACGCGATTTCGAGGCGATTTTCGAACTGGCCCAACAGGCCGGTCTCGACATGCTCGAGGACCATGCCATGCCGGCCAACAATCGCTGCCTGGCGTGGCGCACACGGCGGGGGTGA